One Penicillium oxalicum strain HP7-1 chromosome III, whole genome shotgun sequence genomic region harbors:
- a CDS encoding Tropomyosin, translating to MDKIRERMSALRLEADEAHEQVEDLKKKVKALEQENLSKEQEITSLNHRNQLLEEEVEKLEASVKDAKDAANQSAQHDTQNEALQRRVQLLEEEAEENDRTLRETNEKLRQTDVKAGHYERKVQALETERDQWEAKYEEMAKKHAELQKDLHELEVSISNV from the exons ATGGATAAGATCAGAGAG CGTATGAGCGCCCTCCGCCTGGAGGCTGACGAGGCCCACGAGCAAGTCGAGGAtctcaagaagaaggtcaaGGCTTTGGAACAGGAGAATTTGTCCAAGGAGCAGGAGATCACATCTCTAAACCACCGCAACCAGCtgctcgaggaggaggtcgagaagctcgaggcCTCCGTCAAGGATGCCAAGGATGCCGCCAACCAAAGTGCTCAGCACGACACCCAGAACGAAGCTCTCCAGCGCCGGGTACAACTCCTCGAGGAGGAAGCTGAGGAGAATGACCGCACTCTGCGCGAGACCAACGAGAA GCTTCGCCAGACTGACGTCAAGGCCGGCCACTACGAGCGCAAGGTGCAGGCTCTGGAGACTGAGCGTGATCAGTGGGAAGCCAAGTACGAAGAGATGGCTAAGAAGCACGCCGAGCTGCAAAAGGACCTGCACGAGCTCGAGGTCTCTATCAGCAACGTTTAA
- a CDS encoding putative U6 snRNA-associated Sm-like protein LSm5, whose translation MASQLLPLELIDKCVGSRIWVVMKGDKEFSGTLLGFYDYVNMVLEDVTEFDYTGAQIKLPKLLLNGNNICMLIPGGEGPGSV comes from the exons ATGGCCTCACAACTTCTTCCCCTTG AGCTTATCGACAAGTGCGTTGGCTCTCGCATCTGGGTGGTCATGAAGGGCGACAAGG AGTTCTCCGGGACCTTGCTCGGGTTTTACGACTACGTCA ACATGGTGCTGGAAGATGTGACTGAATT CGACTACACTGGCGCTCAAATCAAGTTGCCCAAGCTTCTGCTGAATGGAAACAACATCTGCATG TTGATCCCTGGTGGTGAAGGGCCCGGCAGCGTCTGA